The segment CAATCTCATGTCAGAAAAGTGATGGGACCAATCGTATCGCCTCAAATCCACTTCGTGGACAAGCTTCCAAAAACCAGATCCGGGAAGGTTATGAGGAGAGTAATAAAGGCAGTAATGATGGGATCCACTGCTGGAGATTTGACCACAATAGAGGACGAAGCATCAATGGATGAGATAAAGAAGGCCATTGATGAGCTTAACAAAGATCTCAAATCTTGATTTTTATCTATCCTAGATTAACTTTTGTAATACTTATCTCAGTGTATTTATATTTTGGCGTTTTTGTATCTTCGTCTAACTCATCACAGACTACGTTATTTATGCTCGGCACGTGCATGTAGGCGAACACCGATCCTTCCCTTACTTCGGGTGAAAGTTTTACGCTGAGGATAGCGGTTCCGCACCTAGAGGTTATCTTCACAATATCCTGGTCTTTGATTTCTAGTCTCTCTGCATCACTAGGATTCATATAAATGACTTGAGGGATCCGACCAAAACCGGGTGTCCTATTTATCATCTCGTCCGTGTTATACCTTGTTACTGCTCTCCCAGTTGAAAGTATCATTCCTTTTTTAATGGTTGGTTGATCTTCGAACATGAGCTTGGCTTTTCCGTTGGCAGTTCTGAACCTTTCTCTATAAAGCACAGTTTCGTTTTCTGGGTAACGGGACGGGGCGGAGAAATCCATAACTTGGTTCAAAGTAAGATTAGAGTAAATTCTAGAGACTCGTTTCATTTCCTCAAAAATCAATTTTGGATCCTCCTGAAAGCCATTTAGATGTAGTTTTTTAGCTAAAAGAGAGAAGATCTCTAACTCCGCCTTAGCTTCTCCAGGAGGAGAACTCGCCTTGAATCTCCACTTTACTATCCTATCTAGGCTAGTTAAGGATCCTTCTTTCTCACTCCACATTGCGGACGGTAGAACGTAATGAGCTAGTGCAGCTGTGGAGGTCATGAAAGGATCTATTACTACTAATAGCTCTAAAGATTTGAGGGTTCTCTCTACCTTATAACGGTTGGGAAAACTGAGTGCCGGGTTGAAGTTCATTAGTATTATAGCCTTCATGTCCGATTCTAACAACGCTTCAGTTACAGTTCTTCCTTCCGATAAGGGAGGAGCGAACCCCCATATACCTTCTAACTCTCTGGCGTTTTCCTGAGCAATTTGGCCGTTAGGAAATAAGTTAGGTTTTATGAGGTCTCCTGAACCTTGAACGTTAGACTGCCCCCTGTAAACGAGTAATCCCGCACCGTCCAATCCTACATTCCCTGTTATTAATGCTAGGTTGATTAAACTTCTCACCGCTTTGGTCCCATTAGTTTGAGTTAATCCAAGTCCCCAGGAAAAGATCACTGGTTTCTGCACTATTAGTTCAGCTATTTTCTTTATCTCATCTTGATTAACTCCAGTTATTTCCGCACTATTAATGGAATATTTCTTTACTGATTCTTTGAACTCTTCAAATCCTTCTACTCTATCTTCAATGAATTTTTTATCCTGAAGATTATTGGAAATAATATAATTAGCTATCGCATTGAATAGATATATGTCAGTCCCAGGTCTGATCCTAGCGTGGACGTCGGCTAACCTAGCGGTGCCAGTTAATCTAGGATCTATGACTATTAGTTTCCCACCCCTTGATTTAAGTTGTGTTATGTATTGAACTAGAACAGGGTGACTTTCGGTCAGAGATTCTCCAACAATCACTAGGACTTTACTCTTAGGGATCTCGGTCACTGAGACAGAACTGGCTCCCAGTCCTACCATTTCCTTTAATGCTGTGGCGGAGGGGTCGTGACATAACCTAGCACACGAGTCCACATTATTTGTTCCAAGAGCTCTAGCTAATTTCATCATAGTATATCCTTCCTCCAA is part of the Metallosphaera cuprina Ar-4 genome and harbors:
- the fdhF gene encoding formate dehydrogenase subunit alpha translates to MTESRSICPYCGVGCGLILDTINNVVIRTSPDPSHVVSKGHICGKGSTAHEPGNSWDRLLYPLKRERGILVRTTWESAINEISSKLIEIKEKYGPSSIGFYGGCQNTLEEGYTMMKLARALGTNNVDSCARLCHDPSATALKEMVGLGASSVSVTEIPKSKVLVIVGESLTESHPVLVQYITQLKSRGGKLIVIDPRLTGTARLADVHARIRPGTDIYLFNAIANYIISNNLQDKKFIEDRVEGFEEFKESVKKYSINSAEITGVNQDEIKKIAELIVQKPVIFSWGLGLTQTNGTKAVRSLINLALITGNVGLDGAGLLVYRGQSNVQGSGDLIKPNLFPNGQIAQENARELEGIWGFAPPLSEGRTVTEALLESDMKAIILMNFNPALSFPNRYKVERTLKSLELLVVIDPFMTSTAALAHYVLPSAMWSEKEGSLTSLDRIVKWRFKASSPPGEAKAELEIFSLLAKKLHLNGFQEDPKLIFEEMKRVSRIYSNLTLNQVMDFSAPSRYPENETVLYRERFRTANGKAKLMFEDQPTIKKGMILSTGRAVTRYNTDEMINRTPGFGRIPQVIYMNPSDAERLEIKDQDIVKITSRCGTAILSVKLSPEVREGSVFAYMHVPSINNVVCDELDEDTKTPKYKYTEISITKVNLG